Proteins encoded together in one Anopheles darlingi chromosome 3, idAnoDarlMG_H_01, whole genome shotgun sequence window:
- the LOC125955617 gene encoding endoplasmic reticulum metallopeptidase 1-like, translating to MANRRLLSYVFTVELLVSTVAAVIGIGVYMLTYWNWSSLPSGVSRCRKPTESHQFVAERALADLSVLTSRGPRVAGSETNERFAIEFLLTALEQIASEAKPHLRVGHTVQRHTGSYFLDYEDYPITSYYRGVQNVIAWVEPRGESDQIPYSGPYLLLNAHFDSAVTSPGAGDDGTMVVVMLEVMRQLTQATVVDGSLLLRHGVLFLFNGCEENTMQGAHAFASGHPLAERVAAFINLDVAANGGREIMFQSGPNYPFLMAHYRDHVKRPYANTLGEEVFQMGLVPSFTDYETLSRVGGWPGLDFALSSYGYLYHTSLDALETISTATLQHIGDNILGLVTGLASSDELANVEAHAEGTAVFFDFMHLFLVYYTETTGIIINALLGALAIGLIVGTLVMMIQQENASAASVLFEAGMSLIVQTLSIIVGAGCSVLVAIIFDACSRSMSWFSSTWLLFGLYYVPFITCMTLGPFLYVRYRKTSMLHDQGRIILFLHAQQFIYAILLITLTIGGIRSAYLLLFPIIFYSATTIVNMILKFRLNVWLYVHLAGQLVPFVYFCTLTVTLFAVFISMTGRTDNRSNPDLQMALFSSLTALLLVSLLTPLVVLLRRKVYLYVLLILMFVVTVIVAATPVGFPFRERTSPQRYYIFHHERNFYWPNATLRKSDSIFYLHPQDRHTPELLQSEVPEWSLARTLDTECERELYCGIPFYINRYHRQTQSSYWLPASSTPNFPEPVRFRLVSSERLAGRRILTFSVQGPSHMSLYVSPTRGRRLLRWSFSDRIPPSGVRWQGQDVHFVNFFSGNMDRTPATFELELETPSGDGPDLYLSVVGQYMYHETSRTPEFQQLIDRMPPYAHTVAYPGYLESWIY from the exons ATGGCAAACAG GAGACTTCTGTCGTACGTGTTCAcggtggagctgctggtgagcacggtggcggcggtcatcggcatcggagtGTACATGCTAACGTACTGGAACTGGTCCAGTCTTCCCAGTGGCGTAAGTCGTTGTCGCAAGCCAACTGAGAGTCAT CAGTTTGTAGCCGAACGTGCCCTCGCTGACCTATCGGTACTAACCAGCCGAGGACCCCGGGTAGCCGGTAGTGAAACGAATGAACGGTTTGCCATTGAGTTTCTCCTCACGGCGCTCGAACAGATTGCTTCCGAGGCGAAGCCACACCTACGTGTCGGTCATACGGTGCAGCGTCACACCGGTAGCTACTTTCTCGATTACGAAGACTACCCGATCACGAGCTACTACCGAGGAGTTCAGAATGTGATCGCTTGGGTAGAACCACGGGGCGAATCTGACCAGATACCGTACAGTGGTCCGTATCTGCTGCTGAACGCTCACTTCGACAGTGCCGTCACGAGTCCCGGAGCTGGAGATGATGGtacgatggtggtagtgatgctgGAGGTGATGCGCCAGCTAACGCAAGCCACAGTCGTTGATGGATCGTTGTTGCTGCGCCACGGAGTCCTATTTCTGTTTAATGGCTGCGAGGAGAACACGATGCAAGGTGCGCACGCATTCGCCAGTGGCCATCCCCTAGCCGAACGCGTCGCTGCCTTTATCAACCTGGACGTAGCGGCCAACGGTGGCCGGGAGATAATGTTTCAATCCGGACCGAACTATCCCTTCCTGATGGCGCACTATCGGGATCACGTGAAGCGCCCGTACGCGAACACGCTCGGTGAGGAGGTGTTCCAGATGGGGCTCGTGCCTTCGTTCACCGACTACGAAACGCTGTCACGAGTGGGTGGTTGGCCAGGGTTAGACTTTGCCCTATCTTCGTACGGTTATCTCTATCACACGTCGCTCGATGCGCTCGAGACCATCTCGACCGCTACGCTGCAGCACATCGGAGACAACATACTGGGCCTAGTGACGGGACTCGCCAGTTCCGACGAGTTAGCTAACGTTGAAGCGCACGCCGAAGGAACGGCGGTCTTCTTCGACTTTATGCATCTATTCCTGGTGTACTACACCGAGACAACGGGGATAATCATCAATGCGTTATTAGGGGCGCTGGCCATCGGTCTCATCGTCGGCACCTTGGTCATGATGATCCAGCAGGAGAATGCTAGCGCCGCTAGTGTGCTGTTTGAGGCCGGCATGAGCCTGATCGTGCAGACACTCTCAATCATAGTCGGTGCGGGCTGCTCCgtgctggtggccatcatATTCGATGCTTGCAGTCGTTCGATGTCTTGGTTCTCATCGACCTGGTTACTGTTTGGGCTGTACTACGTGCCGTTCATTACCTGCATGACCCTTGGACCATTCCTTTACGTTCGCTATCGAAAAACT TCAATGCTGCACGATCAAGGTCGCATCATACTGTTCCTACATGCGCAGCAGTTCATCTACGCCATTCTGTTGATCACGCTGACGATCGGTGGTATACGGTCGGCCTACTTGCTGCTCTTTCCGATCATCTTCTACagcgcgacgacgatcgtgaACATGATCCTCAAGTTTCGGCTTAACGTGTGGCTTTATGTGCATCTGGCGGGTCAGCTCGTACCATTCGTTTACTTCTGCACCCTCACCGTTACCCTGTTCGCCGTATTTATCTCGATGACGGGCCGTACCGACAACCGGTCAAACCCGGACCTGCAGATGGCACTGTTCTCCTCACTCACAGCGCTCCTGCTCGTAAGTTTGCTGACCCCGTTGGTAGTGCTGCTCCGTCGGAAGGTGTATCTGTACGTGCTGCTAATACTCATGTTCGTGGTGACGGTCATCGTGGCTGCCACACCGGTTGGGTTCCCTTTCCGCGAAAGGACCTCACCCCAGAGGTACTACATTTTC CATCACGAACGGAATTTTTACTGGCCAAATGCGACGCTACGGAAATCGGATTCGATCTTTTACCTGCACCCGCAGGATCGCCATACACCGGAGCTGCTGCAATCGGAAGTACCGGAGTGGAGCTTAGCCCGCACACTTGATACCGAGTGCGAACGGGAGCTGTACTGTGGCATCCCGTTCTACATCAACCGCTACCATCGCCAGACACAATCCAGCTACTGGTTGCCAGCGAGCAGTACACCGAATTTCCCCGAACCCGTTCGCTTTCGGCTCGTGTCGAGTGAACGGTTGGCCGGACGTCGCATTCTGACGTTCAGTGTCCAGGGTCCAAGCCACATGAGTCTCTACGTTTCACCGACTCGCGGTCGCCGGCTACTGCGTTGGAGTTTCAGTGATCGAATACCACCGAGTGGGGTGCGCTGGCAGGGCCAGGACGTTCACTTTGTAAACTTTTTCTCCGGCAACATGGACCGTACACCGGCCACCttcgagctggagctggaaacTCCATCGGGCGATGGTCCGGATTTGTATCTGTCCGTTGTTGGGCAGTACATGTACCATGAGACATCGCGGACGCCCGAGTTTCAGCAGTTGATTGATCGAATGCCTCCCTACGCACACACCGTGGCCTATCCTGGCTATCTAGAGAGTTGGATATACTAA
- the LOC125956504 gene encoding uncharacterized protein LOC125956504, translated as MATQNGVTAAAGTTTVAVLPTTGDGPTEPQRIKSKFNPSAKPFVMQRSSKQPVKPSAAPSTKIPNRSGDDGGGGLRAGQQEQEEDEIAYIGPTRLPVSTRVWNAISSYSLEEIGTTCCPSTGTVRPSAGLAMVRKQTAPPPRPPLQPTMVYQLRPLCQVTTPQEVIPSHPFGPTVLSSGIIQLQLRDSVVVDLTLEGSIRVFNGRQNIAIAISSNGIAAAMNHPNGIIFQHGPRVDIMAYDAKRQNSYIRFAKMWSKGISLTSEGCALIYLVDSAGTRTTSDMLNMDLNADYVQQVFYNGIVCGTQQLAALSQVVQSSSFQLGDDSSIQYHVNGFRISQSGDGLVKIYRSNNRCTIRTSPLNGCATVTTPLLHCTASLGATSHLFVRREERRMHFDGATFIVRNAGHSAGFDEHNQLRVY; from the exons ATGGCGACACAGAATGGAGTCACGGCAGCGgcggggacgacgacggttgcggTGCTGCCAACAACGGGTGATGGACCGACGGAACCGCAGCGGATCAAATCGAag TTCAATCCGAGCGCAAAGCCGTTCGTGATGCAGAGGTCATCGAAGCAACCTGTGAAACCATCGGCGGCACCTTCgacaaaaataccaaaccgtagcggtgatgatggtggtggtggcctgcgCGCTGgccagcaggaacaggaagaggACGAGATCGCCTACATCGGACCAACCCGATTACCGGTATCGACACGCGTCTGGAACGCCATCTCGTCCTACTCGCTGGAGGAGATCGGTACGACCTGCTGTCCGTCAACCGGTACCGTTAGACCATCGGCAGGGCTAGCGATGGTCAGAAAGCAgacagcgccaccaccacggccgcCCCTACAACCTACTATGGTGTACCAGCTGCGTCCGTTGTGCCAGGTTACGACGCCACAGGAGGTGATTCCATCGCATCCTTTCGGGCCAACCGTACTATCGAGCGGCATCATTCAGCTGCAACTGCGCGACTCGGTTGT AGTGGATCTAACGCTTGAGGGTTCAATCCGTGTCTTCAATGGCCGGCAGAACATTGCGATTGCCATCTCGAGTAACGGGATCGCGGCCGCTATGAACCACCCGAATGGCATCATCTTCCAGCATGGACCGCGTGTCGACATCATGGCGTACGATGCGAAGCGACAGAACTCCTACAT ACGATTCGCAAAGATGTGGAGCAAGGGTATCAGTCTGACGAGCGAGGGTTGCGCCTTGATCTATCTGGTCGATTCGGCCGGTACGCGCACCACGTCCGATATGCTAAACATGGACCTGAACGCGGACTACGTCCAGCAGGTGTTCTACAA TGGCATCGTCTGCGGTACGCAACAGCTAGCGGCTCTAAGCCAGGTCGTCCAGAGTTCGAGCTTCCAGCTCGGTGACGACAGTTCCATTCAGTACCACGTGAACGGTTTTCGCATCAGTCAGAGTGGCGATGGGCTGGTAAAGATCTATCGCTCCAACAACCGCTGCACGATCCGGACGAGCCCACTGAACGGGTGTGCCACGGTAACGACACCTCTCCTGCACTGTACCGCTTCGCTCGGTGCCACCTCACATCTGTTCGTACG tcgCGAGGAACGTCGAATGCACTTCGATGGTGCCACCTTCATCGTCCGCAATGCTGGCCATTCGGCCGGTTTCGACGAGCACAATCAATTGCGCGTCTACTGA